One window of the Flavobacteriales bacterium TMED191 genome contains the following:
- a CDS encoding protein glxC, which translates to MTKIDLTADGLRAVNVKLQNPQKIDMKFDILNPNGAHSLACGITHPIKVRIAGHVGYYCAGMNQQAHIDVMGNAGVGVAENLVSGTVQIAGDASQSAGASGVGGLLIXKGNASARCGISMRGIDIVVRGSVGHNAAFMAQAGNLVVCGDAEDGLGDSIYEAVIYVRGSVKALGADCVEKPMTQDHVESLSSLLEKANEDADPESFRRYGSARQLYHFKTENMASY; encoded by the coding sequence ATGACCAAAATTGATCTAACTGCAGACGGCCTGAGAGCAGTAAACGTGAAGTTACAAAATCCACAAAAAATTGATATGAAATTCGATATTCTAAACCCCAATGGAGCCCATTCATTGGCTTGCGGGATCACCCACCCGATAAAGGTCCGGATCGCAGGACATGTTGGTTACTACTGTGCGGGAATGAACCAACAAGCTCACATTGATGTCATGGGCAATGCTGGCGTAGGGGTAGCTGAGAATCTCGTTAGTGGAACGGTGCAAATTGCAGGAGATGCCAGTCAATCCGCAGGTGCTTCGGGCGTTGGAGGGTTACTAATTATNAAGGGTAACGCCTCAGCCCGTTGCGGGATTTCGATGAGGGGTATCGATATCGTTGTGCGTGGGTCAGTTGGACACAATGCCGCCTTTATGGCCCAAGCCGGAAACCTTGTCGTATGCGGTGATGCCGAGGATGGTCTAGGTGACTCAATATATGAGGCTGTCATTTATGTGAGAGGTTCAGTAAAGGCATTAGGCGCTGATTGCGTCGAAAAGCCAATGACGCAAGATCACGTTGAATCTCTCTCTAGCCTTTTGGAAAAGGCAAATGAGGACGCAGATCCAGAATCTTTTCGGAGATATGGTTCAGCCAGACAGTTGTACCATTTTAAAACAGAAAATATGGCATCTTATTAG
- a CDS encoding amidophosphoribosyltransferase, producing MCGVIGLYLKDKSLHARLGSLFAPMLLEMTERGPDSAGVAVYREDPLKRNKLTVYSAAKDISWADLASDLEKHSGIHVQFQQCSSHATLSADMGISIMRSWVEKNRPDIKIMSSGSALEIYKEKGLPENVLKQFNVASMAGSHMIGHTRMATESSVSTAGAHPFSTGEDVCLVHNGSLSNHNELRRRLENDAEISFQTDNDSEVAAGYLADQLSRGSDLRGALEAAIKDLDGFYTFAVGTRDGFAVLRDPIACKPAILAETEQWVAMGSEFRAFTNLPNIERARVWEPEPGIIYHWKNAQ from the coding sequence ATGTGCGGTGTGATAGGCCTGTACCTAAAAGACAAAAGCTTACATGCCCGGCTCGGTAGCCTTTTTGCACCGATGCTACTCGAGATGACCGAGCGAGGGCCAGATAGTGCCGGCGTGGCGGTATATCGTGAGGATCCTCTTAAGCGCAACAAACTTACTGTTTACAGTGCAGCGAAAGACATTAGTTGGGCGGATCTGGCTTCGGACCTCGAAAAGCACTCTGGGATACACGTTCAATTTCAACAATGTTCGTCACATGCCACTCTCTCTGCTGACATGGGAATTAGCATTATGCGCTCGTGGGTGGAGAAAAACCGACCGGATATAAAAATTATGAGCTCGGGCTCCGCGCTCGAAATTTATAAAGAAAAAGGTTTACCGGAGAACGTATTAAAACAATTTAATGTGGCGAGCATGGCGGGTTCTCACATGATCGGTCATACTCGGATGGCAACTGAAAGCTCGGTTTCCACAGCGGGTGCACACCCATTCAGCACAGGCGAAGACGTTTGCCTGGTCCACAATGGTTCTCTTTCAAATCATAACGAACTACGCCGCCGCTTGGAGAATGATGCCGAAATTAGTTTCCAAACGGATAATGACAGCGAAGTAGCCGCGGGCTATCTAGCCGACCAACTCTCACGAGGGTCTGATCTGAGAGGTGCACTCGAGGCAGCAATCAAAGATCTTGATGGCTTTTATACCTTTGCAGTCGGAACAAGAGATGGATTTGCCGTTCTCAGAGACCCAATAGCTTGTAAACCGGCTATTTTAGCTGAAACCGAACAGTGGGTTGCGATGGGCTCTGAATTCCGTGCCTTTACTAATCTCCCCAACATTGAGCGTGCTCGGGTTTGGGAGCCAGAGCCTGGCATCATTTACCATTGGAAGAATGCCCAATGA